TGAAAGGGGCTAGCAAAGGCGAAGGACTTGGCAACAAGTTTTTAGCGAATATCAGGGAAGTGGATGCGATAGTTCATGTGATTAGATGTTTCAATGATGAGAATATCGTTCACGTGGATGGAAAAGTAGATCCTGTTACGGATAAGTTTGTCATTGACACGGAGCTTCAGCTGAAAGATTTGGAGTCAGTTGAGAAAAAAATAGTAAAGAATGCTAAAGTAGCAAAATCAGGCGATGCCAAAGCCAAAAAGGAAGTTGCTATCTTGGAGCGTTTCAAAGAGGCTTTGGAGAATGGTCATAACGCTAGAGCGGTAGATGTTGAGCCAGAAGAATTAGAGGCTGTCAGCGACCTTCACTTGTTGACTATCAAGCCTGTGATTTATTTAGCGAATGTTGATGAAGACTCTATCGCTGAAGGAAATCAATATGTGGAGCAATTGAAAGAGGCTGTGAAGGAAGAAGACGCTCAGGTTTTGACAGTTTGCGCTGCTTTGGAGTCTCAGATTGCCGAGATCGACGAGGAAGACGAAAGAGAAATGTTCCTTGCAGAATATGGCTTGACTGAGTCTGGTTTGAATAGATTGATCAAAGCTTCATATGCTTTGCTTGATTTGATTACGTACTTTACTGCCGGTGTTACTGAAGTTAGAGCTTGGACAATTCGCAAAGGTTGGAAAGCGCCGCAGGCAGCTGGGGTTATTCATACTGATTTTGAAAGAGGTTTTATCAAAGCCGAAGTAATCAAACTTGACGACTATCAGCAGTATAAGACAGAGGCTGGCTGCAAAGAAGCTGGCAAGATCTCCATCGAAGGCAAGGATTATGTAGTGCAAGATGGTGATATAATGCATTTTAGATTTAATGTGTAAACTAATAAGTATTTGGGCTCGTTAAATGGGCCCATTTTTATTTTATTATTATTAATTTTCAGTTTATCTTTATTTTGAATGCTACATTAGCAAGTATTAATTGCATATTCCGCCCTTTTTGAGGGGGGGCAAGATGAATTTCTGAAACAAAGTTTGGTCTTTTTTTATGATAATTTTACTTTTGTTATCATAAAGTGACTTAGTTTTGGTCGTATTATTCTATTTGAGTAAATATTATTTTTCGCCTGAAGTATTCAGTGTTGTTGTTTTTTGGTGAATAATTAATAGATTTTGGAAATTTATAGTTGATGCATCAAGTTCAAAAGAAGTTTTGAACAAAAAATAATTGATAGTGTTTTAACATTAATTTCCGAAAGGAATAGAATTTGTTTACTCAAATTTGAATTTAACTGATTGATTAAGATAGATATAGAAAATTTTTTTTAACTGAAAATAGTATAAGGTTGAGAGTCCGAATTGTATTTATTTTGAAAAATAAAGGGGCGAATGTTCCTTTTCATCACCAATACTTGCTGGCGCAGCTAGTAAGAGGTGTTGTTTTGAGTGGAGGTAGTGAGAAGTATCAAAACTATATGTTATACAACTTCTCGGGATTGAAAGGGCAAACGAAGATTAGTAGAAATGGATTACATTTCTTTTCCAGCAAGGTGACCTTGGTGTTTTCTGCCTTTGATAAAGAATTTATGGATTATTTTCTTCGTCAGCTTTTTACTATGCCTCAGTTGGAAATTGGAAACTTGATTTTGGTTCCTGAGAGTGTGGAGAAGGAAAATTATCCAGAGCTTGAGGATGAATCGAAGTTTATTTGCATCTCTCCGTTGGTATTGATTAGCCCGACGTTCAATGATAGCAGAGGAAAAAGATTCATTTCGCCTGAGATCGATGAGTTTTCAGATATATTATATGAATCTACTTTGGAGAGAATGGCAAGGCTTGAGGAGGTATTTCCTTCTGAAAAGATAGCTACATTTAGCAAGTTTCAGCTTGTTCCAGATAAGATTTATTTAGATAAAATAAGAGAAAATCAGAAGAAATTTGCTCGTATTTATCCTGTGTATGATCAAGATGTTAAGTATGAAGTGAGAGGTTATACATTCCCTTTTACTCTTTTTGCTGAAAAAGAAGTTCAAAAATTCGTATTTACATGCGGATTAGGTTCTTTTACACATAAAGGTTTTGGAATGCTTGATATC
The Aureibacter tunicatorum DNA segment above includes these coding regions:
- the ychF gene encoding redox-regulated ATPase YchF, with amino-acid sequence MALQCGIVGLPNVGKSTLFNALSNAKAEAANFPFCTIEPNVGVIQVPDERLKILEGLVNPQKVLPTVIEFVDIAGLVKGASKGEGLGNKFLANIREVDAIVHVIRCFNDENIVHVDGKVDPVTDKFVIDTELQLKDLESVEKKIVKNAKVAKSGDAKAKKEVAILERFKEALENGHNARAVDVEPEELEAVSDLHLLTIKPVIYLANVDEDSIAEGNQYVEQLKEAVKEEDAQVLTVCAALESQIAEIDEEDEREMFLAEYGLTESGLNRLIKASYALLDLITYFTAGVTEVRAWTIRKGWKAPQAAGVIHTDFERGFIKAEVIKLDDYQQYKTEAGCKEAGKISIEGKDYVVQDGDIMHFRFNV
- the cas6 gene encoding CRISPR-associated endoribonuclease Cas6, giving the protein MRVRIVFILKNKGANVPFHHQYLLAQLVRGVVLSGGSEKYQNYMLYNFSGLKGQTKISRNGLHFFSSKVTLVFSAFDKEFMDYFLRQLFTMPQLEIGNLILVPESVEKENYPELEDESKFICISPLVLISPTFNDSRGKRFISPEIDEFSDILYESTLERMARLEEVFPSEKIATFSKFQLVPDKIYLDKIRENQKKFARIYPVYDQDVKYEVRGYTFPFTLFAEKEVQKFVFTCGLGSFTHKGFGMLDIANADLNSRTERYEF